The genomic DNA CGATCCTCCTCGCGCGCCCTGTATCACGTGTCGAAGACCTTCTGACGGCGCTCGTCGCCGTCAGCAGTGCGCTCCACCAGCACGCGGATCTCTTCGGCCAAGTTCGTTCTTCGCCGGTTCCCGATATCATCCGTCAGGGGTTTCCGGCATGATCAAGGAAATTGATCTTTTCGGCGTCTTTCTACCACCCATGTTCGGCTATGCCGCGGCGGCCGCGCTGATCTGGCTGGTGCTGCGCAAGTGTCTTGCTTGGTCGGGCGCCTATCGCCTCGTGTGGCACCCCGCACTGTTCAACACCGCGCTCTATATCCTCATCCTGTCGGTCTGCGTCACCTTTGTCTTTCGTTAGGATCTCCCAGCCCGTGAAAGTCTCTCCAACCGTCCGAGTCGTCGTTACAGCACTGGTCGTCGCCATAGCGGCGGCAGCAGGGTGGTTCGCCTGGCAGAGCTACGTGGAAACACCTTGGACCCGAGACGGACGTGTACGAGCCAATATCGTGGAAATCGCTCCGGACGTCTCGGGAATGGTCTCCGAGGTCCGCGTCAAGGA from Microvirga sp. TS319 includes the following:
- a CDS encoding DUF1656 domain-containing protein, which translates into the protein MIKEIDLFGVFLPPMFGYAAAAALIWLVLRKCLAWSGAYRLVWHPALFNTALYILILSVCVTFVFR